In Duganella zoogloeoides, a single genomic region encodes these proteins:
- a CDS encoding flagellar hook protein FlgE: protein MSFDIALSGIQAINEALNSTSQNIANAGTYGYKAQGANFSSLVSGELQTGVTIGSVTQNISKPGGVLSTGRSLDAAINGGGFFIAKAANSDVPQYSRVGIFETSKDGYLVDTQGNRVQGYPINPLTSAMGAVGDLPIQTGAIPAVASGKMTYVGNMSADWTTPAAWGTVPVTGTVAITPQNPPDPSTFNMSKATVIYDTLGGKHTLTQYFARDAASPNTVNVRYLLDGAELPDKTPTVLKFDTATGSLNDVNGQPADPVTGAIASTTTIDLTGITLANGANLTKLTIDYDGSTGNSGEATTSANNAEGYASGTYTSLALGNDGSLIATYSNGQKQTVGKLALATFVNEGALTTISGTSWTESLESGRPLVNAPGTGTGGTITSSSLEQSNVDITSELVGLMTSQRNYQANSKVIQTESTMMQSLMQAI from the coding sequence ATGAGTTTCGATATCGCATTGTCTGGCATCCAGGCCATCAACGAGGCCCTCAACAGCACCAGCCAGAACATCGCCAATGCCGGCACCTATGGCTACAAGGCCCAGGGCGCGAACTTCTCGTCGCTGGTGTCCGGCGAACTGCAGACCGGTGTCACCATCGGTTCGGTCACCCAGAACATCAGCAAACCGGGCGGCGTGCTGAGCACTGGCCGCTCGCTGGACGCGGCCATCAACGGCGGCGGCTTCTTCATCGCCAAGGCAGCCAATTCCGACGTGCCGCAGTACTCGCGCGTGGGCATTTTCGAAACGTCCAAGGATGGCTACCTGGTCGATACCCAGGGCAACCGCGTGCAAGGCTACCCGATCAATCCCCTGACGTCGGCGATGGGCGCCGTGGGCGACTTGCCGATCCAGACCGGCGCGATCCCGGCCGTGGCCTCGGGCAAGATGACGTATGTCGGCAATATGTCGGCCGACTGGACCACCCCGGCCGCCTGGGGCACGGTGCCGGTCACGGGTACAGTCGCGATCACGCCACAGAACCCGCCTGACCCGAGCACCTTCAACATGTCGAAAGCGACGGTCATCTACGATACCCTGGGCGGCAAGCACACGCTGACCCAGTACTTCGCCCGCGACGCGGCATCGCCGAACACGGTCAACGTCCGCTACCTGCTCGACGGCGCCGAGTTGCCAGACAAAACGCCGACCGTCCTGAAATTCGACACAGCTACCGGCTCCCTCAATGACGTCAACGGCCAGCCCGCCGACCCCGTCACCGGCGCCATCGCCAGCACGACCACGATCGACCTGACCGGCATCACGCTGGCCAACGGCGCCAACCTGACCAAGCTGACCATCGATTACGACGGCAGCACCGGCAACTCCGGCGAAGCGACCACGTCCGCCAACAATGCCGAAGGCTATGCCTCGGGCACCTATACCAGCCTGGCGCTGGGTAACGACGGTTCGCTGATCGCCACCTACTCCAACGGCCAGAAACAGACCGTGGGCAAACTGGCGCTGGCCACCTTCGTCAACGAAGGCGCGCTGACCACGATCAGCGGCACCAGCTGGACCGAGTCGCTGGAATCGGGCCGTCCGCTGGTCAACGCACCGGGCACCGGCACGGGCGGCACCATCACCAGCTCGTCGCTGGAACAGTCGAACGTCGACATCACGTCCGAACTGGTGGGCCTGATGACGTCGCAACGCAACTACCAGGCCAACTCGAAAGTCATCCAGACCGAGAGCACGATGATGCAATCGCTGATGCAGGCGATCTAA
- a CDS encoding glycoside hydrolase family 73 protein — MSQFNPTAFTAATAATASNISATRPTAGFGGMVSTGAFSSTFQQVQSDVVGYISRGDGGFSSSGANSAAPSSAQAMQLAALNARHATGVIDDGGMDSDSRQQFLASVTPWASEAADKLGVSPELVVAHAALESGWGRQPLRKGGIDTNNLFGIKAGSGWQGDVASATTTEFEHGAMLKKTERFRSYPDTASAFRDYAELLAGNPRYQGALNTGSDARAFANGLARGGYATDPGYADKLARLATQLQRASAATAD, encoded by the coding sequence ATGAGCCAATTTAATCCCACTGCTTTTACTGCGGCGACCGCCGCCACTGCCTCGAACATCAGCGCCACCCGGCCCACGGCCGGCTTTGGCGGGATGGTCTCGACCGGCGCATTTTCGAGCACGTTCCAGCAGGTGCAAAGCGACGTGGTTGGCTATATCAGCCGCGGTGATGGCGGTTTCAGCAGCTCAGGGGCAAATTCTGCGGCGCCGTCATCGGCCCAGGCCATGCAACTGGCGGCCTTGAATGCCAGGCACGCTACCGGCGTCATCGACGATGGCGGCATGGACAGCGACAGCCGCCAGCAATTCCTGGCGTCGGTCACGCCCTGGGCCAGCGAAGCGGCCGACAAGCTGGGGGTCTCTCCCGAACTGGTGGTGGCCCATGCGGCGCTGGAGTCCGGCTGGGGCCGGCAACCGCTGCGCAAGGGCGGCATCGACACCAACAACCTGTTCGGCATCAAGGCCGGTAGCGGCTGGCAGGGCGATGTCGCCAGCGCCACCACCACCGAGTTCGAACACGGCGCCATGCTCAAGAAGACCGAGCGCTTCCGCAGCTACCCGGACACCGCCAGCGCGTTCCGCGATTACGCAGAACTTTTAGCCGGCAACCCGCGCTACCAGGGCGCGCTCAACACGGGCAGCGATGCCCGTGCCTTTGCCAACGGCCTGGCACGCGGCGGCTATGCCACCGATCCCGGCTACGCCGACAAGCTGGCCCGCCTGGCCACGCAGTTGCAGCGCGCCTCTGCTGCTACGGCCGACTGA
- a CDS encoding flagellar hook capping FlgD N-terminal domain-containing protein, with translation MAVSLLNNGTTTTGTGVSNAVTPNTASEASEMFTKLLVAQIQNQDPLSPSDPAQFVQQLTQLSQTEALQKLSTLTSANSSILQSMQVLSLGAQVGSDVMAQSTQVRVDGTTPVSGQVVLETSSTNTNLVLTGDNGEKYTVKLGTQAPGNVPFTIDPGTLGLKEGTYTMAVETSTKETPAIDIQGRLNSVRISATGGVVLNVANLGEIDPGNITAFNGKPALAIQ, from the coding sequence ATGGCAGTCAGTCTTCTCAATAACGGCACCACCACGACCGGCACCGGCGTCAGCAACGCGGTAACACCGAACACGGCCAGCGAAGCGTCGGAGATGTTCACCAAGCTGCTGGTCGCGCAGATCCAGAACCAGGATCCGCTGTCGCCATCGGACCCGGCGCAGTTCGTCCAGCAACTGACGCAACTGTCGCAGACCGAGGCGCTGCAAAAGCTCTCGACCCTGACCAGCGCCAACTCCAGCATTCTGCAGAGCATGCAAGTGCTGTCGCTCGGTGCGCAGGTGGGCTCCGACGTCATGGCCCAGTCCACCCAGGTCCGCGTCGATGGCACCACGCCCGTCAGCGGGCAGGTGGTGCTGGAAACGAGCAGCACCAATACCAACCTGGTGCTGACCGGCGACAACGGCGAGAAATATACGGTCAAGCTTGGCACCCAGGCGCCCGGCAATGTTCCGTTCACCATCGACCCGGGCACGCTGGGCCTCAAGGAAGGTACTTACACCATGGCGGTGGAAACCAGCACCAAGGAAACCCCTGCCATCGACATCCAGGGCCGCCTGAACAGCGTGCGCATTTCGGCGACCGGCGGCGTGGTGCTCAACGTCGCCAACCTGGGCGAAATCGATCCCGGCAACATTACTGCGTTTAACGGCAAGCCTGCTTTAGCCATTCAATAA
- the flgM gene encoding flagellar biosynthesis anti-sigma factor FlgM, with protein sequence MRITTATPDGMAIQRVAEPAPVDGADAPAAAATAAPLQSAVMQPALQAMRDMPEIDQEKVDMLRDALAKGELPFDPAKLAGLIQRFHGVEK encoded by the coding sequence ATGAGAATCACGACCGCGACTCCCGACGGCATGGCCATCCAGCGTGTTGCCGAGCCGGCGCCGGTGGACGGCGCCGACGCTCCCGCTGCGGCGGCCACTGCAGCGCCGCTGCAGTCGGCGGTGATGCAGCCGGCGCTGCAAGCGATGCGCGACATGCCGGAAATCGACCAGGAAAAAGTGGACATGCTGCGCGACGCGCTGGCCAAGGGTGAACTGCCGTTCGATCCGGCCAAGCTGGCCGGCCTGATCCAGCGCTTCCATGGAGTGGAAAAGTGA
- the flgA gene encoding flagellar basal body P-ring formation chaperone FlgA produces MFNKTIVTGLSRMLLTGSIFFNTSAHAAPVPADKVLLLVEDAAREYVLRWADSRGLAEPEFDITVVRGSRPLASCGSAVSVEAADTRQPARMRFNAICSGDGARGGSWRYEFVVRAKVSARIVIAANDIGAGKIITDEDVLLERHDISTVGDSVSDPQEVVGMSAKRTVRVGEVLRTGSLASPILVKRGDLVNIIASRDQVTVSMSGEAMDAGAKGSQVRVRNSSGNIIRARVTGPGAVQPADTPAAR; encoded by the coding sequence ATGTTCAACAAAACTATTGTAACTGGTTTGAGCCGAATGTTGCTAACCGGAAGCATCTTTTTTAACACTTCCGCCCATGCCGCGCCTGTTCCCGCAGACAAAGTACTGCTGCTGGTAGAGGACGCTGCGCGCGAGTATGTGTTGCGCTGGGCCGACAGTCGCGGCCTGGCCGAGCCCGAATTCGACATCACGGTGGTGCGCGGCAGCCGTCCGCTGGCCTCATGCGGCAGTGCAGTATCAGTCGAGGCGGCGGACACCCGCCAGCCCGCGCGCATGCGTTTCAACGCCATTTGCAGCGGCGACGGTGCGCGCGGTGGCAGCTGGCGTTACGAGTTCGTGGTGCGCGCCAAGGTGTCGGCGCGGATCGTGATTGCGGCCAATGACATCGGCGCCGGAAAAATCATTACAGATGAAGATGTGTTGCTTGAGCGCCACGATATTTCGACGGTGGGAGACAGTGTGTCGGATCCGCAAGAGGTCGTGGGGATGAGTGCCAAGCGCACCGTGCGCGTGGGCGAAGTGTTGCGTACCGGTTCGCTGGCATCGCCGATCCTGGTCAAGCGTGGTGACCTTGTTAACATTATCGCCAGCCGCGACCAGGTCACGGTGTCGATGTCGGGCGAAGCCATGGATGCGGGCGCCAAGGGCAGCCAGGTGCGCGTGCGCAATTCCAGTGGCAACATCATCCGCGCGCGGGTGACGGGGCCGGGGGCGGTGCAGCCGGCGGATACGCCTGCGGCACGCTGA
- the flgC gene encoding flagellar basal body rod protein FlgC: MSFKDISEIAGSAMAAQSVRLNTIASNLANADAVAGNEGETYRARKPVFATVLGENSEGMMTGGKVQVLDVVESSEPLRKVYEPGHPMANADGMVFYSNVNEVAEMADMMSASRAFETNVEVIGRIRTMQQSLLKLGES; this comes from the coding sequence ATGTCGTTTAAAGATATTTCCGAGATCGCCGGCTCGGCCATGGCCGCACAGAGCGTGCGTCTCAATACCATTGCCTCCAACCTGGCCAATGCCGACGCCGTGGCCGGCAACGAGGGCGAAACCTACCGCGCCCGCAAACCGGTGTTTGCCACCGTGCTGGGCGAAAACAGCGAAGGCATGATGACCGGTGGCAAGGTGCAGGTGCTGGACGTGGTCGAGTCGTCCGAACCGCTGCGCAAGGTGTACGAACCGGGCCACCCGATGGCCAATGCCGACGGCATGGTGTTCTACTCCAACGTCAACGAAGTGGCGGAGATGGCCGACATGATGTCGGCCTCGCGCGCGTTCGAAACCAATGTCGAAGTCATCGGCCGCATCCGCACGATGCAGCAATCCCTCCTTAAACTTGGTGAAAGTTAA
- the flgB gene encoding flagellar basal body rod protein FlgB, which yields MGINFNQVTGVHGDALQLRAERTRILAANLANENTPGFQARDMDFGAALANLQAEASGEPGGDGEAAQMYRVPFHPARDGNTVELGVEQAAFSQNAADFQTSLTFVNMKFKGLAKAIAGQ from the coding sequence ATGGGCATCAATTTCAACCAGGTAACCGGCGTCCACGGCGATGCGCTGCAACTGCGGGCGGAACGCACCCGCATTCTCGCGGCCAACCTGGCCAATGAAAACACTCCCGGCTTCCAGGCGCGTGACATGGACTTCGGCGCCGCCCTGGCCAATCTGCAAGCCGAAGCCTCCGGCGAACCAGGCGGCGATGGCGAAGCCGCCCAGATGTACCGCGTGCCATTCCACCCTGCCCGCGACGGCAATACCGTCGAACTTGGCGTCGAACAGGCGGCATTCTCGCAAAACGCGGCCGACTTCCAGACCAGCCTGACCTTCGTCAACATGAAATTCAAGGGTCTGGCCAAGGCCATCGCCGGTCAGTAA
- the flgN gene encoding flagellar export chaperone FlgN, whose protein sequence is MSNPASPPPVSRQEAMRALLAGIAADMQAYAGLAALLEEQFDAALRHQGPRLGDIAEKITGMVAEADARRIQRVALAQHLNGPNGTMAQAFALLKPAAREKMEADWLALEALVIECKRLSKRNADLLVEQHGIMQRVLHGEEHIYEPI, encoded by the coding sequence GTGAGCAACCCGGCGTCGCCCCCGCCGGTATCGCGCCAGGAAGCCATGCGCGCGCTGCTGGCCGGCATAGCCGCCGACATGCAGGCATATGCCGGCCTGGCGGCGCTGCTGGAAGAGCAATTTGACGCTGCGCTGCGCCACCAGGGGCCGCGGCTGGGCGATATCGCCGAAAAAATCACCGGCATGGTGGCCGAAGCCGACGCCCGCCGCATCCAGCGCGTTGCACTCGCGCAACACCTGAATGGCCCGAACGGGACCATGGCACAAGCATTTGCCTTGCTCAAACCGGCAGCCCGCGAGAAAATGGAAGCCGACTGGCTGGCGCTCGAAGCGCTGGTCATCGAATGCAAGCGTTTATCGAAGCGCAATGCCGATTTGCTGGTCGAACAGCATGGCATCATGCAGCGCGTGCTGCATGGCGAAGAACACATTTATGAGCCAATTTAA